The Streptomyces sp. NBC_01275 genome has a segment encoding these proteins:
- a CDS encoding LysR family transcriptional regulator encodes MGGVERQAEGAGPGSGASAGGGASGGSIAHRVPDLGALELLLAVARLGSLGAAARELGITQPAASSRVRSMERQLGVALVDRSPRGSRLTDAGALVTDWARRIVEAAAAFDAGAQALRDRRDSRLRVAASMTIAEYLLPGWLLALRAQRPDTAVSLLAGNSAAVAERLLAGEADLGFVEGLTAPPGLDSAVIAHDQLIVVVAPGHPWARRRRALPAAELAATPLILREKGSGTRQVLDSALGGLARPLIELSSTTAVKAAVVSGAGPAVLSELAVGEELALRRLVGIPVEGVSLARDLRAVWPTGHRPTGPARELLALTRG; translated from the coding sequence ATGGGCGGTGTGGAGCGACAGGCGGAGGGTGCGGGCCCGGGCAGCGGCGCCAGCGCCGGTGGCGGTGCGAGCGGCGGGTCGATCGCGCATCGGGTGCCGGATCTCGGGGCGCTGGAGCTGCTGCTCGCCGTGGCGCGGCTGGGCAGTCTGGGGGCCGCCGCACGCGAGCTCGGCATCACGCAGCCGGCCGCGAGCAGCCGGGTCCGTTCCATGGAACGGCAGCTGGGCGTGGCGCTCGTGGACCGTTCGCCGCGCGGATCCCGGCTCACGGACGCCGGTGCGCTGGTGACGGACTGGGCGCGCCGGATCGTGGAGGCGGCGGCCGCGTTCGACGCGGGGGCGCAGGCGCTGCGCGACCGGCGGGACTCGCGGCTGCGGGTGGCGGCGAGCATGACGATCGCCGAGTATCTGCTGCCCGGCTGGCTTCTCGCGCTGCGCGCGCAGCGGCCGGACACCGCGGTGTCGCTGCTCGCGGGCAACTCGGCGGCGGTGGCGGAGCGGTTGCTGGCGGGGGAGGCGGATCTGGGGTTCGTGGAGGGGCTCACGGCGCCGCCGGGGCTGGACTCGGCCGTGATCGCCCACGACCAGTTGATCGTCGTCGTCGCCCCCGGGCATCCCTGGGCCCGGCGGAGGCGGGCGCTGCCCGCGGCCGAGTTGGCGGCCACGCCGTTGATCCTGCGGGAGAAGGGGTCGGGGACTCGCCAGGTGCTGGACAGCGCGCTCGGCGGGCTGGCCCGGCCGTTGATCGAGCTGTCCTCGACCACGGCGGTGAAGGCGGCCGTGGTGAGCGGGGCGGGGCCGGCGGTGCTGAGCGAACTGGCGGTGGGGGAGGAGTTGGCACTGCGGCGGCTGGTGGGGATTCCGGTGGAGGGGGTGTCGCTGGCCCGGGATCTGCGGGCCGTGTGGCCCACCGGGCATCGGCCTACCGGGCCGGCTCGGGAGTTGCTGGCGTTGACGCGGGGGTGA
- a CDS encoding TDT family transporter, whose product MVTAAVRHLGPNWYATVMGTAAVATAGAALPARVPGLRPVCTAVWALSLALLAALLAARAVHWRHHRDQARAHLLDPATAPFYGCLAMALLAVGGGALTVGADVIGAEAAVALDAVLFTAGTVVALTAAVAVPYLMAVRHRVVASEATPVWLLPVVAPMVAAASGPLLVPHLPAGQPRQALLLACFALFGLSLLGTLVMLPMVFGRLVAGEEPLPLVLTPTLFLVLGPLGQSTTAVGQFAQVAPGVVAGPESRGFTVFAVLYGAPVMGFALLWLCLATAQVVRARRQGMGFAMTWWAFTFPVGTCVTGAATLARHTGLTAYAVLACVLYVGLVAAWSVAAVHTVRGLLSGALLAGPRPAPAALRRATVRTRSAAVR is encoded by the coding sequence ATGGTCACCGCCGCTGTCCGCCACCTCGGCCCCAACTGGTACGCCACGGTCATGGGCACCGCCGCCGTCGCCACCGCCGGGGCCGCGCTGCCCGCCCGCGTCCCAGGGCTGCGCCCGGTGTGCACGGCCGTCTGGGCCCTCTCCCTGGCCCTGCTGGCGGCCCTGCTCGCCGCGCGCGCCGTGCACTGGCGCCACCATCGCGACCAGGCCCGCGCCCATCTCCTCGACCCGGCGACGGCCCCGTTCTACGGCTGCCTGGCGATGGCGCTGCTCGCGGTCGGCGGCGGCGCCCTCACCGTCGGCGCGGACGTGATCGGCGCCGAAGCCGCGGTCGCGCTCGACGCCGTGCTGTTCACCGCCGGTACGGTCGTGGCGCTCACGGCCGCCGTGGCCGTCCCGTACCTCATGGCCGTACGCCATCGGGTCGTGGCCTCCGAGGCCACTCCGGTGTGGCTGCTGCCGGTCGTCGCGCCGATGGTGGCCGCCGCGTCGGGGCCGCTTCTCGTGCCGCACCTGCCTGCCGGGCAGCCGCGGCAGGCCCTTCTGCTGGCGTGCTTCGCGTTGTTCGGGCTGAGTCTGCTGGGCACGCTCGTCATGCTGCCGATGGTGTTCGGCCGGCTGGTCGCGGGCGAGGAGCCGCTGCCGCTCGTCCTGACGCCGACCCTGTTCCTGGTCCTGGGGCCGCTCGGGCAGTCCACCACGGCCGTCGGGCAGTTCGCGCAGGTCGCTCCGGGGGTCGTGGCCGGCCCGGAGAGCAGGGGCTTCACGGTGTTCGCCGTGCTGTACGGGGCGCCGGTCATGGGCTTCGCGCTGCTGTGGCTGTGTCTGGCGACCGCCCAGGTGGTGCGCGCCCGTCGGCAGGGGATGGGCTTCGCGATGACGTGGTGGGCGTTCACCTTCCCCGTGGGCACCTGTGTGACCGGGGCCGCGACCCTGGCCCGGCACACGGGGCTGACCGCCTACGCCGTGCTCGCCTGCGTCCTGTACGTCGGCCTCGTCGCCGCCTGGTCCGTCGCCGCCGTGCACACGGTGCGCGGGCTGCTCAGCGGAGCGCTGCTCGCAGGGCCTCGCCCAGCACCTGCGGCGCTTCGGCGAGCGACGGTCCGTACCAGGTCAGCAGCCGTCCGCTGA
- a CDS encoding FadR/GntR family transcriptional regulator, which produces MTQAGPEDGPAELTELGDRLTPVLRPVRAGNGFEEALEQILQVVRLGLVPGGERLPAERELAERLGISRVTLREVLKVLQDQGLVESRRGRYGGTFVLPRADAGGEDELRRRIAEVDIEDVLRFREVLEVGAAGLCAAHGLTGEQAHRLREALARTEDAPLTDYRRLDTLLHLTLAELCGSPSLTAQYAAVRATVNDLLDCIPLLVRNLEHSQRQHTALVEAVLDGDADGAREMMREHCAGTAALLRGFLA; this is translated from the coding sequence ATGACGCAGGCGGGTCCTGAGGACGGTCCGGCGGAACTGACGGAACTGGGCGACCGGCTCACGCCGGTGCTGCGGCCGGTGCGGGCGGGCAACGGCTTCGAGGAGGCGCTGGAACAGATCCTCCAGGTCGTACGGCTGGGCCTGGTGCCGGGCGGCGAGCGGCTGCCCGCGGAACGGGAGCTGGCGGAGCGGCTCGGGATCAGCCGGGTGACGCTGCGCGAGGTGCTGAAGGTGCTGCAGGACCAGGGGCTGGTCGAGTCCCGGCGAGGGCGCTATGGAGGAACGTTCGTCCTGCCGCGCGCGGACGCCGGCGGCGAGGACGAGCTACGGCGCCGGATCGCCGAGGTCGACATAGAGGACGTGCTGCGCTTCCGCGAGGTGCTGGAGGTGGGGGCGGCGGGCCTGTGCGCGGCGCACGGCCTCACCGGCGAGCAGGCGCACCGTCTGCGGGAGGCGCTGGCCCGCACCGAGGACGCCCCGCTGACCGACTACCGCCGGCTGGACACCCTCCTGCACCTCACCCTGGCCGAACTCTGCGGCTCCCCGTCCCTGACGGCGCAGTACGCGGCGGTACGGGCGACGGTGAACGACCTCCTCGACTGCATCCCGCTCCTCGTGCGCAACCTGGAGCACTCGCAGCGCCAGCACACCGCGCTGGTGGAGGCGGTGCTGGACGGGGACGCGGACGGGGCGCGGGAGATGATGCGGGAGCACTGCGCGGGCACGGCGGCACTGCTCAGGGGCTTCCTGGCATGA
- a CDS encoding ABC transporter permease/substrate binding protein: MPRLNLGDWVDSGVDWLVTHMSWLFDAIKTVVEGMYDGLDAVLAAPEPLLLAGILAVLAWWLRGLVAGVLAFAGFALIDSLALWDEAMSTLSLVLVATVIALVLSVPLGIWAARSKAVSATVRPVLDLLQTMPSMVLLIPAILFFGMGVPAGVVATLIFALAPGVRMTELGIRQVDPDLVEAAEAFGTPPRDTLLRVQLPLALPTIMAGVNQVIMLGLSMVVIAGMVGTGGLGGAVNEAIGQLDIGLGFEAGLGIVVLAVYLDRMTGALGARISPLGRRAAAKARSTVWSYRPRPAVAVVGVVVLALVAGGMGVFGPSSSTAEASATDVGKGQEIKIGYIPWDEGIASTYLWKELLEERGFDVTTSQYAAAPLYTGVATGQIDFQTDAWLPTTHAEYWKKYGDQLDDLGQWYGPTSLELSVPSYMKDVNSLADLKAHASEFGGKITGIEPSAGMMGLLKDKVLEEYGLDGAYKVVDGSTPAMLAELKRAYAKKEPIAVTLWSPHWAYSEYDLKKLKDPEGAWGKGDGVHTLSRKGFAADHPEVGKWLKDFKMTEGQLTGLEAQIQKSGKGEEQAAVRTWLEQHPGLVDAWAPVADAGKKASE, translated from the coding sequence GTGCCTAGGCTCAACCTCGGCGACTGGGTCGACTCCGGCGTCGACTGGCTCGTCACCCACATGTCCTGGCTCTTCGACGCGATCAAGACGGTCGTCGAAGGCATGTACGACGGTCTCGACGCCGTTCTCGCCGCCCCCGAGCCCCTGCTTCTCGCGGGCATCCTCGCGGTGCTCGCCTGGTGGCTGCGCGGCCTGGTCGCGGGCGTCCTCGCCTTCGCCGGGTTCGCCCTCATCGACTCGCTCGCCCTGTGGGACGAGGCGATGTCCACGCTGTCCCTGGTGCTCGTCGCCACGGTGATCGCCCTGGTGCTCTCCGTCCCGCTGGGCATCTGGGCCGCCCGCTCCAAGGCCGTCAGCGCGACCGTCCGCCCCGTCCTGGACCTCCTGCAGACGATGCCGTCGATGGTCCTGCTCATCCCGGCGATCCTGTTCTTCGGCATGGGCGTGCCCGCCGGCGTCGTGGCCACCCTGATCTTCGCGCTCGCCCCGGGCGTGCGCATGACCGAGCTCGGCATCCGCCAGGTCGACCCCGACCTCGTCGAGGCGGCCGAGGCGTTCGGCACCCCGCCCCGCGACACCCTGCTGCGCGTGCAGCTCCCGCTCGCCCTGCCGACCATCATGGCGGGCGTCAACCAGGTCATCATGCTGGGCCTGTCGATGGTCGTCATCGCCGGCATGGTCGGCACCGGCGGCCTCGGCGGGGCCGTCAACGAGGCCATCGGCCAGCTCGACATCGGCCTCGGCTTCGAGGCGGGCCTGGGCATCGTCGTCCTCGCCGTCTACCTGGACCGCATGACCGGCGCCCTCGGCGCCCGCATCTCCCCGCTCGGCCGGCGCGCCGCCGCGAAGGCCCGCAGCACCGTGTGGTCGTACCGCCCGCGCCCGGCCGTCGCCGTGGTCGGCGTGGTCGTCCTGGCGCTGGTCGCCGGCGGCATGGGCGTCTTCGGCCCGTCCTCCTCCACCGCCGAGGCCTCCGCCACGGACGTCGGCAAGGGCCAGGAGATCAAGATCGGCTACATCCCCTGGGACGAGGGCATCGCCTCCACCTACCTCTGGAAGGAACTCCTGGAGGAACGCGGCTTCGACGTGACCACCTCCCAGTACGCCGCCGCGCCCCTGTACACGGGCGTCGCCACCGGCCAGATCGACTTCCAGACCGACGCCTGGCTGCCCACCACCCACGCCGAGTACTGGAAGAAGTACGGCGACCAGCTCGACGACCTCGGCCAGTGGTACGGCCCGACCTCCCTGGAGCTCTCCGTCCCCTCGTACATGAAGGACGTGAACTCCCTCGCGGACCTGAAGGCCCACGCCTCCGAGTTCGGCGGGAAGATCACCGGCATCGAGCCCAGCGCCGGAATGATGGGCCTGCTCAAGGACAAGGTCCTCGAGGAGTACGGCCTCGACGGCGCGTACAAGGTCGTCGACGGCTCCACCCCGGCGATGCTCGCCGAGCTCAAGCGCGCGTACGCCAAGAAGGAGCCGATCGCCGTCACGCTCTGGTCGCCGCACTGGGCGTACAGCGAGTACGACCTGAAGAAGCTCAAGGATCCCGAGGGCGCCTGGGGGAAGGGCGACGGCGTGCACACCCTCTCCCGCAAGGGCTTCGCCGCCGACCACCCCGAGGTCGGCAAGTGGCTGAAGGACTTCAAGATGACCGAGGGTCAGCTCACCGGTCTGGAGGCGCAGATCCAGAAGTCCGGCAAGGGCGAGGAGCAGGCCGCCGTCCGCACCTGGCTCGAGCAGCACCCCGGACTCGTCGACGCATGGGCGCCCGTGGCCGACGCGGGCAAGAAGGCGAGCGAGTAG
- a CDS encoding 3-oxoacyl-ACP reductase has protein sequence MTETTETTEGVVCRRLVGRTAVITGAGSGIGLATARRLASEGAHVVCGDVDEARGKAAAEEVGGTFVKVDVTDPEQVEALFKTAYDTYGSVDIAFNNAGISPPDDDSILETGLDAWKRVQEVNLTSVYLCCKAALPYMRRQGKGSIINTASFVARMGAATSQISYTASKGGVLAMSRELGVQFAREGIRVNALCPGPVNTPLLQELFAKDPERAARRLVHIPLGRFAEAEEIAAAVAFLASDDSSFVNASDFLVDGGISGAYVTPL, from the coding sequence GTGACCGAAACCACCGAGACCACCGAAGGCGTCGTCTGCCGTCGTCTCGTCGGCCGTACGGCCGTCATCACCGGAGCCGGCAGCGGCATCGGCCTCGCCACCGCGCGCCGGCTCGCCTCCGAGGGCGCGCACGTCGTCTGCGGCGACGTCGACGAGGCCCGCGGCAAGGCGGCCGCCGAGGAGGTCGGCGGCACCTTCGTGAAGGTCGACGTCACCGACCCCGAGCAGGTCGAAGCCCTCTTCAAGACGGCCTACGACACCTACGGCAGCGTCGACATCGCCTTCAACAACGCCGGCATCTCACCGCCCGACGACGACTCCATCCTGGAGACCGGCCTGGACGCCTGGAAGCGCGTCCAGGAGGTCAACCTCACCTCCGTCTACCTGTGCTGCAAGGCCGCCCTGCCGTACATGCGGCGCCAGGGCAAGGGCTCCATCATCAACACCGCGTCCTTCGTGGCCCGGATGGGCGCGGCCACCTCGCAGATCTCGTACACGGCGTCCAAGGGCGGTGTGCTGGCCATGTCCCGTGAACTGGGCGTGCAGTTCGCCCGGGAGGGCATCCGGGTCAACGCCCTGTGCCCCGGGCCGGTCAACACGCCCCTGCTGCAGGAGCTGTTCGCCAAGGACCCCGAGCGGGCCGCGCGCCGGCTCGTGCACATCCCGCTGGGCCGGTTCGCCGAGGCCGAGGAGATCGCCGCCGCCGTCGCCTTCCTGGCCAGCGACGACTCCTCGTTCGTCAACGCCAGCGACTTCCTGGTGGACGGCGGGATCTCGGGCGCCTACGTCACCCCGCTGTAG
- a CDS encoding helix-turn-helix domain-containing protein, whose product MGDHKEQPLRVGAAVRRRRRSLELTLAVVAERSGLSVPFLSQIENDRARPSTSSLEKVADALRTTAVELLAAADPACSVDVVRAEIAEPGPEPRSRSLVRGHHQMHATEFTGDHDAGREFQYRNDQLMYVADGAVEIEAEGRAYRLGRGDTLYLTGGVRHRWRATVPDTRIVVVAVAEHIEAVRDRGRKR is encoded by the coding sequence ATGGGCGACCACAAAGAACAACCCCTGCGAGTGGGCGCGGCCGTGCGGCGACGGCGCCGGTCCCTGGAGCTCACCCTCGCCGTCGTGGCCGAGCGCAGCGGCCTGTCGGTCCCGTTCCTGAGCCAGATCGAGAACGACCGGGCACGGCCCAGCACCAGCTCCCTGGAGAAGGTCGCCGACGCCCTGCGCACCACCGCCGTGGAACTCCTGGCCGCCGCCGACCCCGCGTGCAGCGTCGACGTCGTACGCGCCGAGATCGCCGAGCCCGGCCCCGAGCCGCGCTCCCGCTCCCTGGTGCGCGGCCACCACCAGATGCACGCCACGGAGTTCACCGGCGACCATGACGCCGGCCGCGAATTCCAGTACCGCAACGACCAGTTGATGTACGTCGCCGACGGCGCCGTGGAGATCGAGGCGGAGGGACGGGCGTACCGTCTGGGCCGCGGCGACACCCTCTATCTCACCGGCGGGGTCCGCCATCGCTGGCGGGCGACCGTGCCGGACACCCGGATCGTCGTCGTGGCGGTCGCCGAGCACATCGAGGCGGTCCGGGACCGGGGCCGGAAGCGGTAG
- a CDS encoding helical backbone metal receptor, producing MRAVARVVSLVPSLTEAVASSVPGALVGATDWCTHPAELDVPRIGGTKNPDVERIIDLAPDLVIANEEENREPDLAALRAAGLNVLVTEVRDVPQAFRELTRVIQACGGRSRPDWLDKAEAAWQAAPPLPGSRPTTAVVPIWRRPWMVLGRDTFAGDVLARLGVHHLYAGHAQRYPRIPLEELRAVGPDLVVLPDEPYRFAADDGPEAFPGLPCALVSGRLLTWYGPSLAEAPQVLGEALRAALR from the coding sequence GTGCGGGCCGTGGCGCGGGTCGTCTCGCTGGTCCCGTCGCTGACGGAGGCGGTGGCGTCGTCCGTGCCCGGCGCGTTGGTCGGCGCCACCGACTGGTGCACCCACCCGGCGGAGCTCGACGTCCCCCGGATCGGAGGCACCAAGAACCCCGACGTCGAACGGATCATCGACCTCGCCCCCGATCTGGTGATCGCCAACGAGGAGGAGAACCGGGAGCCCGACCTGGCCGCACTGCGGGCGGCGGGCCTGAACGTGCTGGTCACCGAGGTCCGGGACGTGCCCCAGGCCTTCCGGGAACTGACCCGGGTGATTCAGGCGTGCGGGGGACGATCCCGGCCGGACTGGCTGGACAAGGCCGAGGCCGCGTGGCAGGCGGCGCCACCGCTTCCCGGGTCCCGTCCGACGACGGCCGTCGTACCGATCTGGCGCCGCCCCTGGATGGTGCTGGGCCGGGACACGTTCGCCGGGGACGTCCTGGCCCGCCTGGGCGTCCACCACCTGTACGCCGGGCACGCGCAGCGGTATCCGCGGATTCCGCTCGAGGAACTGCGGGCCGTCGGTCCTGACCTGGTCGTCCTGCCCGACGAGCCCTACCGCTTCGCCGCGGACGACGGCCCCGAGGCCTTCCCCGGCCTGCCCTGCGCGCTCGTCAGCGGACGGCTGCTGACCTGGTACGGACCGTCGCTCGCCGAAGCGCCGCAGGTGCTGGGCGAGGCCCTGCGAGCAGCGCTCCGCTGA
- a CDS encoding aldehyde dehydrogenase, translated as MSDEDKREREHAYELEVLNPATEEVVATVPGATAADVDAAVVRAARAQTRWAALAPGERARLLRRFAVAVDEHLEELARLEVREAGHVIGNARWEAGNVRDLLDYAAGGVERLTGRQIPVSGGLDVTILEPLGVVGVIAPWNFPMPIAAWGTAPALAAGNAVILKPAETTPLTALRLAELALEAGLPEGLFQVLPGHGPVAGNALVEHPGVAKIVFTGSTAVGKQVLAKGSALLKRVTLELGGKSPNIVFADADIEAAAAAAPMAFLDNSGQDCCARTRILVQRSAYDRFLELLGPAIEAVTVGDPADEKTDMGPLISQVQLERVRSYATDGLEGIRGKAPEGPGFWFPPTVLTGVDPHARVAVEEVFGPVAVVLPFEDEAEAVTLANATDYGLSGSIWTRDIGRALRVSQAVRAGNLSVNSHSSVRYWTPFGGFKQSGIGRELGPEALTAFTETKNVFISTEGPAQ; from the coding sequence TTGTCAGACGAGGACAAGCGCGAACGCGAGCACGCGTACGAGTTGGAAGTACTGAACCCCGCGACCGAGGAGGTCGTCGCCACCGTCCCCGGCGCCACCGCGGCCGACGTGGACGCGGCCGTCGTACGGGCCGCGCGGGCACAGACCCGGTGGGCGGCGCTCGCGCCGGGCGAACGGGCGCGGCTGCTACGGCGGTTCGCCGTCGCCGTCGACGAACACCTCGAAGAGCTGGCCCGGTTGGAGGTGCGAGAGGCCGGGCACGTCATCGGCAACGCCCGCTGGGAGGCCGGCAACGTCCGTGACCTGCTGGACTACGCGGCCGGGGGAGTGGAACGGCTGACCGGCCGTCAGATCCCGGTGTCCGGCGGCCTGGACGTCACGATCCTGGAGCCGCTGGGCGTCGTGGGCGTCATCGCGCCCTGGAACTTCCCCATGCCGATCGCCGCCTGGGGCACGGCTCCCGCGCTCGCCGCCGGCAACGCCGTGATCCTGAAGCCCGCCGAGACGACCCCGCTGACCGCCCTGCGGCTCGCCGAACTCGCCCTGGAGGCGGGCCTGCCGGAAGGGCTGTTCCAGGTCCTCCCCGGGCACGGCCCGGTCGCGGGCAACGCCCTCGTCGAGCACCCGGGAGTCGCGAAGATCGTCTTCACCGGGTCGACGGCCGTGGGCAAGCAGGTGCTGGCCAAGGGCTCCGCCCTGCTCAAGCGCGTCACCCTCGAACTCGGCGGCAAGAGCCCCAACATCGTCTTCGCCGACGCCGACATCGAGGCCGCCGCCGCAGCGGCTCCCATGGCCTTCCTCGACAACTCTGGCCAGGACTGCTGCGCCCGCACCCGCATCCTCGTCCAGCGCAGCGCCTACGACCGGTTCCTGGAGCTGCTGGGCCCCGCGATCGAGGCGGTGACCGTCGGCGACCCTGCCGACGAGAAGACGGACATGGGCCCGCTGATCTCCCAGGTCCAGCTGGAGCGCGTCCGTTCGTACGCCACGGACGGGCTGGAAGGCATCCGCGGCAAGGCCCCCGAAGGCCCCGGCTTCTGGTTCCCGCCGACCGTCCTCACCGGCGTCGACCCCCACGCGCGCGTGGCCGTCGAGGAGGTCTTCGGACCGGTCGCCGTCGTACTCCCCTTCGAGGACGAGGCGGAGGCCGTGACCCTGGCCAACGCCACCGACTACGGCCTCTCCGGCTCCATCTGGACCCGTGACATCGGCCGCGCCCTGCGCGTCTCGCAGGCCGTCCGCGCGGGCAACCTGTCCGTCAACTCCCACTCCAGCGTCCGCTACTGGACGCCCTTCGGCGGCTTCAAACAGTCCGGCATCGGCCGCGAACTCGGCCCCGAAGCCCTGACCGCCTTCACCGAGACCAAGAACGTCTTCATCAGCACGGAGGGCCCCGCACAGTGA
- a CDS encoding glutamine synthetase family protein, which yields MADRTPPLSVEELHTLVAAGEIDTVVLAFPDMQGRLQGKRFAARFFLDDVLEHGTEGCNYLLAVDTEMNTVEGYAMSSWERGYGDFAMHPDLSTLRRLPWNAGTAMLVADLAWNDGSPVVAAPRQILRRQLERLAEHGFTAKVGTELEFIVFKDTYEAAWDANYRGLTPANQYNIDYSVLGTGRIEPLLRRIRNEMTGAGLTVESAKGECNPGQHEIAFKYDDALVTCDQHSVYKTGAKEIASQEGVSLTFMAKYNEREGNSCHIHLSLADADGANVMAGDGPGGMSEVMRHFLAGQLAALRDFSLLYAPNINSYKRFQPGSFAPTAVAWGYDNRTCALRIVGHGRSMRFENRLPGGDVNPYLAVAGLIAAGLHGIEQKLELPEACVGNAYTGEYEHVPTTLREAAELWENSPIAQAAFGDEVVAHYRNMARVELDAFDAAVTDWELRRSFERM from the coding sequence GTGGCAGACCGCACACCCCCGCTGAGCGTCGAGGAGCTGCACACCCTCGTCGCCGCCGGTGAGATCGACACTGTCGTCCTGGCCTTCCCCGACATGCAAGGGCGGCTCCAGGGCAAGCGGTTCGCCGCCCGTTTCTTCCTCGACGACGTCCTGGAGCACGGCACGGAAGGCTGCAACTACCTCCTCGCCGTCGACACCGAGATGAACACGGTCGAGGGCTACGCCATGTCCTCCTGGGAGCGGGGGTACGGCGACTTCGCCATGCATCCGGATCTCAGCACCCTGCGCCGCCTGCCCTGGAACGCAGGCACCGCCATGCTCGTCGCCGACCTCGCCTGGAACGACGGGTCCCCGGTCGTCGCCGCCCCACGGCAGATCCTGCGCCGCCAGCTGGAGCGGCTCGCCGAGCACGGGTTCACGGCGAAGGTCGGCACCGAGCTGGAGTTCATCGTCTTCAAGGACACCTACGAGGCCGCCTGGGACGCGAACTACCGGGGGCTGACCCCGGCGAACCAGTACAACATCGACTACTCGGTGCTCGGGACCGGCCGCATCGAGCCGCTGCTGCGCCGCATCCGCAACGAGATGACCGGCGCCGGGCTGACCGTCGAGTCCGCCAAGGGCGAGTGCAACCCCGGACAGCACGAGATCGCGTTCAAGTACGACGACGCCCTCGTCACCTGCGACCAGCACTCCGTCTACAAGACCGGCGCCAAGGAGATCGCCTCCCAGGAGGGCGTCTCGCTCACCTTCATGGCCAAGTACAACGAGCGCGAGGGCAACTCCTGCCACATCCACCTCTCGCTCGCCGACGCCGACGGCGCCAACGTCATGGCCGGCGACGGGCCGGGCGGCATGTCCGAGGTCATGCGGCACTTCCTCGCCGGGCAACTGGCCGCGCTGCGCGACTTCTCGCTGCTGTACGCGCCCAACATCAACTCGTACAAGAGATTCCAGCCGGGCTCCTTCGCCCCGACCGCCGTCGCCTGGGGGTACGACAACCGCACCTGCGCGCTGCGGATCGTCGGCCACGGACGCTCCATGCGGTTCGAGAACCGCCTTCCCGGCGGCGACGTCAATCCGTATCTCGCCGTGGCCGGGCTGATCGCCGCCGGGCTCCACGGCATCGAGCAGAAGCTGGAGCTGCCCGAGGCGTGTGTGGGCAACGCCTACACCGGTGAGTACGAGCACGTCCCGACCACCCTGCGCGAGGCCGCCGAGCTGTGGGAGAACAGCCCGATCGCCCAGGCCGCCTTCGGCGACGAGGTGGTCGCCCACTACCGCAACATGGCCCGCGTCGAACTGGACGCCTTCGACGCCGCGGTGACCGACTGGGAGCTGCGTCGCTCCTTCGAACGCATGTGA
- a CDS encoding gamma-glutamyl-gamma-aminobutyrate hydrolase family protein, with protein sequence MSGGRPLIGVSTYLESGARWGVWELEAALLPAGYPRLVQRAGGLAAMLPPDSPEHAAAAVARLDGLVIAGGPDVEPVRYGAEPDPRTGPPARERDAWELALIDAALAADVPLLGICRGMQLLNVALGGTLTQHVDGHAEVVGVFGHHPVKPVPGTLYADVVQEETSVPTYHHQAVDRLGKALVPSAHAADGTVEAIELPSAGWVLGVQWHPEMGADVRVMQALVEAARTFSPSGGPPSGGV encoded by the coding sequence ATGTCGGGCGGCAGGCCGTTGATCGGCGTGAGCACGTATCTGGAGTCCGGGGCGCGCTGGGGCGTGTGGGAGCTGGAGGCGGCGCTGCTGCCGGCCGGCTATCCGCGGCTGGTGCAGCGGGCCGGGGGGCTGGCGGCGATGCTCCCGCCGGACTCCCCCGAGCACGCGGCGGCGGCCGTGGCCCGGCTCGACGGTCTGGTGATCGCGGGCGGCCCCGACGTGGAGCCGGTCCGTTACGGCGCCGAGCCCGACCCCCGCACCGGCCCCCCGGCCCGGGAACGGGACGCGTGGGAGCTGGCCCTCATCGACGCGGCGCTGGCGGCCGACGTCCCGCTCCTGGGCATCTGCCGGGGCATGCAGCTGCTGAACGTGGCCCTGGGCGGCACCCTGACACAGCACGTGGACGGCCACGCGGAGGTCGTGGGCGTCTTCGGCCACCACCCGGTCAAGCCGGTCCCCGGCACGCTCTACGCCGACGTGGTCCAGGAGGAGACGTCCGTACCGACCTACCACCACCAGGCGGTCGACCGTCTGGGCAAGGCCCTCGTCCCCTCGGCCCACGCGGCGGACGGCACCGTGGAGGCGATCGAACTGCCTTCGGCGGGTTGGGTGTTGGGGGTGCAGTGGCATCCGGAGATGGGGGCGGACGTGCGGGTGATGCAGGCCCTGGTGGAGGCGGCGAGGACTTTCAGCCCGTCCGGGGGTCCCCCCTCCGGGGGAGTCTGA